A single genomic interval of Saccharothrix saharensis harbors:
- a CDS encoding aminoglycoside phosphotransferase family protein, with amino-acid sequence MITEEERAARSRRACDAAVAAATALGLDASEAEVLYDVFSVVVDLAPSPVVARVPVVTPRGITSAGFQRTELDVSRWMASRGEPTVVPSALVPAEPVERDGFTMTFWEKVEGVLPGDYDAVKRMPSVAHLHSILAEYPGEVGFFPGMQGYVDLAFDDLEGREDLLPAADLARARAEWAVLSPLIASPSAFARVFPGVPVQVVHGDAPFYNLIETADAVLYSDYEHVGVAPVEWDLAHTGEEAIASYDAAAVDLGLRAVDTDVLRAMERLRDLQMVAATAMIPQLPLLADGLSSTLQTWRATEPWRDLPSP; translated from the coding sequence GTGATCACTGAGGAGGAACGCGCCGCTCGCTCACGACGCGCCTGCGATGCGGCGGTCGCCGCCGCAACCGCGCTCGGGCTGGATGCGTCCGAGGCTGAAGTCCTGTACGACGTCTTCTCGGTGGTGGTGGACCTCGCGCCGTCGCCGGTCGTCGCGCGCGTGCCGGTGGTGACCCCTCGTGGCATCACCTCGGCGGGCTTCCAGCGCACGGAGTTGGACGTGTCGAGGTGGATGGCGTCGCGCGGCGAGCCGACCGTCGTGCCGAGCGCGCTCGTCCCGGCGGAGCCCGTCGAGCGCGACGGTTTCACGATGACCTTCTGGGAGAAGGTGGAGGGCGTGCTTCCCGGCGACTACGACGCGGTGAAGCGCATGCCCTCGGTGGCCCACCTGCACTCGATCCTGGCCGAGTACCCGGGCGAGGTCGGCTTCTTCCCGGGGATGCAGGGCTACGTCGACCTCGCCTTCGACGACCTGGAGGGGCGCGAGGACCTGCTGCCTGCCGCCGACCTGGCCCGCGCCCGCGCCGAGTGGGCCGTGCTCTCGCCCCTCATCGCGTCGCCCTCCGCTTTCGCGCGGGTGTTCCCCGGTGTTCCCGTCCAGGTGGTCCACGGCGACGCCCCGTTCTACAACCTGATCGAAACCGCCGACGCCGTGCTGTACTCCGACTACGAGCACGTCGGCGTCGCCCCGGTCGAGTGGGACCTCGCGCACACCGGCGAGGAGGCGATCGCCTCCTACGACGCCGCCGCGGTCGACCTGGGGCTGCGCGCGGTCGACACCGACGTCCTGCGCGCCATGGAACGCCTGCGCGACCTCCAGATGGTCGCCGCCACGGCGATGATCCCGCAACTCCCGCTGCTGGCCGACGGCCTGTCGTCGACGCTGCAGACCTGGCGGGCCACCGAGCCCTGGCGGGACCTCCCTTCGCCGTGA
- a CDS encoding serine hydrolase domain-containing protein, protein MSGIDVHGTVADGFEAVREVFAAVVVEDGGAAGAQLAAYANGRRVVDLWAGDGVTGDTLTGVYSSTKGAATLVVALLVQDGAIDLDEPVALHWPEFAAAGKGGITLRDVLTHRSGVIGVAGGLTAHELADDRTIAARLAGQRPYWKPGSAYGYGGFVTFAIVGEVVRRTTGRSLQDLFEERIRTPCGLDLYLGLPEPLEDRFREILPGQAGPDALAEFRSTVPGPHSITGIGYGLNSTPPLDQVAFVNTRRVRALGQASAGGVGNARGLAAMYAAAVVGVDGRAPLLTSDTVGEFAMLHSTGGDLVTGALGQYALGFQAKGRRYPFLSANAFGHNGSAGSESFVDPVSGIAFGYTRRRFSFNWSYPEHDRLAAAVHRAAAAS, encoded by the coding sequence ATGAGCGGGATCGACGTGCACGGGACGGTGGCCGACGGTTTCGAGGCGGTTCGCGAGGTGTTCGCCGCCGTGGTGGTCGAGGACGGCGGTGCGGCCGGCGCGCAGCTCGCGGCGTACGCGAACGGCAGGCGCGTGGTCGACCTGTGGGCGGGGGACGGGGTGACCGGCGACACGCTGACCGGCGTCTACTCCTCGACCAAGGGGGCGGCGACCCTGGTGGTCGCGCTGCTGGTGCAGGACGGCGCGATCGACCTGGATGAGCCGGTTGCCCTGCACTGGCCCGAGTTCGCCGCGGCGGGCAAGGGCGGGATCACCCTGCGGGACGTCCTCACCCACCGCTCCGGCGTCATCGGCGTCGCCGGTGGGTTGACCGCCCACGAGCTCGCCGACGACCGGACGATCGCCGCTCGCCTGGCGGGGCAGCGACCGTACTGGAAACCGGGGTCGGCCTACGGCTACGGCGGGTTCGTGACGTTCGCGATCGTCGGCGAGGTGGTCCGCCGGACCACCGGCCGCTCGCTGCAGGACCTCTTCGAGGAGCGGATCCGCACACCCTGCGGTCTGGACCTCTACCTCGGCCTGCCCGAGCCACTGGAGGACCGCTTCCGGGAGATCCTGCCGGGGCAGGCCGGTCCCGACGCGCTCGCCGAATTCCGGTCGACGGTTCCCGGTCCGCACAGCATCACCGGGATCGGCTACGGCCTCAACTCCACCCCGCCCCTGGACCAGGTGGCCTTCGTCAACACCCGGCGGGTGCGGGCGCTCGGTCAGGCTTCCGCCGGCGGAGTGGGCAACGCCCGCGGGCTGGCCGCGATGTACGCGGCGGCGGTCGTCGGCGTCGACGGCCGGGCACCGCTGCTGACGTCGGACACCGTCGGCGAGTTCGCCATGCTCCACTCCACCGGCGGCGACCTGGTCACCGGTGCCCTGGGGCAGTACGCCCTCGGCTTCCAGGCCAAAGGCCGACGCTACCCGTTCCTGAGCGCGAACGCGTTCGGCCACAACGGATCGGCGGGCTCGGAGTCCTTCGTCGACCCGGTCAGCGGTATCGCGTTCGGCTACACCCGGCGCCGCTTCTCCTTCAACTGGTCCTACCCGGAACACGATCGGCTCGCCGCCGCCGTCCACCGCGCGGCCGCGGCTTCCTGA